From Triticum aestivum cultivar Chinese Spring chromosome 4A, IWGSC CS RefSeq v2.1, whole genome shotgun sequence, a single genomic window includes:
- the LOC123087319 gene encoding deoxyuridine 5'-triphosphate nucleotidohydrolase: protein MAATNGAGADPVHEPPHKITKMAPLLKVKKLSDKAILPSRGSALAAGYDLSSAVETVVPARGKALVATDLSIAIPEGTYARIAPRSGLALKHSIDVGAGVIDADYRGPVGVVLFNHSEVDFAVKPGDRVAQMIIQVITTPEIAEVEDLDATVRGEGGFGSTGV, encoded by the exons ATGGCCGCCACCAACGGCGCCGGTGCTGACCCCGTGCACGAGCCACCCCACAAGATCACCAAGATGGCCCCCCTGCTCAAGGTCAAGAAGCTCTCCGACAAGGCCATCCTGCCGTCCCGCGgctccgccctcgccgccggctACGACCTCTCCAG CGCGGTGGAGACGGTCGTGCCGGCGAGGGGCAAGGCGCTGGTGGCCACCGACCTGAGCATCGCCATCCCGGAGGGCACCTACGCGCGCATCG CGCCGAGGTCGGGCCTGGCGCTGAAGCACTCCATCGACGTGGGCGCCGGGGTGATCGACGCTGACTACCGCGGCCCCGTGGGTGTCGTGCTCTTCAACCATTCGGAGGTGGACTTTGCCGTGAAGCCCGGTGACCGCGTCGCGCAGATGATCATCCAGGTGATTACGACGCCAGAGATCgccgaggtggaggacctcgacgccaccgtccgTGGGGAGGGAGGGTTTGGGTCCACCGGCGTTTGA
- the LOC123087321 gene encoding guanine nucleotide-binding protein subunit beta, with product MASVAELKEKHAAATASVNSLRERLRQRRQTLLDTDVEKYSKAQGRTAVSFNPTDLVCCRTLQGHSGKVYSLDWTPEKNWIVSASQDGRLIVWNALTSQKTHAIKLHCPWVMTCAFAPNGQSVACGGLDSACSIFNLSSQADRDGNMPVSRVLTGHKGYVSSCQYVPDQETRLITGSGDQTCVLWDVTTGQRISIFGGEFPSGHTADVLSLSINSLNTNMFISGSCDTTVRLWDLRIASRAVRTYHGHEGDINSVKFFPDGQRFGTGSDDGTCRLFDMRTGHQLQVYNREPDRNDNELPIVTSVAFSISGRLLFAGYSNGDCYVWDTLLAEVVLNLGTLQNSHEGRISCLGLSSDGSALCTGSWDKNLKIWAFSGHRKIV from the exons ATGGCGTCCGTGGCGGAGCTCAAGGAGAAGCACGCGGCGGCGACGGCCTCGGTCAACTCCCTCCGGGAGCGGCTCCGCCAGCGCCGGCAGACGCTCCTCGACACCGACG TGGAGAAGTACTCCAAGGCGCAGGGGCGGACGGCGGTGAGCTTCAACCCCACGGATCTGGTCTGCTGCCGCACGCTGCAGGGCCACAGCGGGAAG GTATATTCTCTGGATTGGACTCCTGAGAAGAACTGGATAGTTAGTGCCTCACAAGATGGAAGACTAATTGTATGGAATGCTTTAACGAGTCAGAAAACACATGCCATAAAGCTACACTGTCCATGGGTGATGACATGTGCTTTTGCACCCAATGGTCAATCTGTTGCTTGTGGCGGTCTTGATAGTGCATGCTCTATATTCAACCTTAGCTCGCAAGCAGACAGAGATGGGAACATGCCAGTATCAAGAGTACTTACTGGACACAAAGGCTATGTTTCATCCTGTCAGTATGTCCCAGACCAGGAAACCCGCTTGATTACAGGCTCAGGTGACCAAACGTGTGTCCTGTGGGATGTTACTACTGGCCAGAGGATATCAATCTTTGGAGGTGAATTTCCATCAGGGCATACAGCTGATGTGTTAAG TCTGTCCATCAACTCGTTAAACACGAATATGTTTATCTCGGGTTCATGTGATACAACTGTAAGGCTATGGGATCTCAGGATTGCAAGTCGGGCAGTTCGGACATATCATGGACATGAGGGCGACATTAACAGTGTCAAGTTTTTCCCTGATGGTCAGAGGTTCGGTACTGGTTCAGATGATGGTACATGCAGATTATTTGACATGAGAACAGGCCATCAACTTCAAGTGTACAATCGGGAGCCTGATAGAAATGATAATGAGCTCCCTATTGTTACATCTGTCGCTTTTTCCATATCAGGAAGGCTTCTTTTTGCTGGATACTCTAATGGTGACTGTTATGTGTGGGACACGCTTCTTGCCGAG GTAGTGCTTAATTTGGGAACTCTCCAAAACTCTCATGAAGGCCGTATAAGCTGCCTTGGGCTGTCATCCGATGGGAGTGCATTGTGTACAGGAAGCTGGGACAAAAATTTGAAG ATCTGGGCTTTCAGTGGACACCGCAAGATAGTCTGA